From Pseudoramibacter sp.:
AATGTCGTCCTGAATACGTTTGTTCAGCGCCGGATCGTCAAAGAGGCGGTTCGGCGAGACGTTGCCCATGCCGCCGGTATTGAGGCCCTTGTCATCGTCATAGGCCCGTTTGTAGTCCCGGGCGCTTTCCATGGGGACAATCGTATTGCCGTCCACAAAGCACAGAATGGAGGCTTCAGTGCCTGTCAAATATTCTTCGATGACGGCCGTGTCCCCGGCGTCACCAAATTTCTTGTCGGCCATGATTTCCTTCATGGCCGCTTTGGCATCGGCTTCGTTTTCAGGAATGACCACGCCTTTTCCGGCAGCCAGGCCGTCGGCTTTAATGACCATCGGGTAGCCGAAAATGCCGAGGTCTTTCACGATATCTTCGTAGCGGTGATATTCTTTGTACTGCGCCGTTGGAATGTGGTGGCGCATGAGGAAATCCTTGGTAAAGGCCTTGCTCCCTTCAAACTGGGCGCATTTCTTGTTGGGCCCGAACACGCGGATGCCTGCGGCCTGCATCGCGTCGGCCATGCCCATGACCAAAGGCACTTCCGGCCCCACCACCACAAGATCAACCCCGTGGTCCTGGGCAAACTTGACGCAGCCGTCGATGTCTTCCACCGACAAATCGACGCATTCGGCGATTTCGGCCATGCCGGCATTGCCCGGTGCACAGTAAATGTGGTCCACTTTCGGACTTTGTTTAACTTTCCAGGCAATGGCGTGTTCTCTGCCGCCGCTGCCGATAATCATCACTTTCATGTTCTGCTCCCCTCATTACGCGTGTTTGAAATGACGCATGCCGGTAAAGATCATGGCGATGCCGTTGTCGTTGCACGCTTTAATGGAATCTGCATCCCGGATCGAGCCGCCCGGCTGGATAATGGCGGTGATGCCGGCTGCTGCTGCGGCTTTGCACACATCGTCAAAGGGGAAGAACGCATCGGATGCGACCACGGCGCCCTTGCACTTTTCGCCGCCGTGTTCGATGCAGCTTTCCATCGGCCAGATCCGGTTCACCTGTCCGGGGCCGTTGGCCACCAGGCATTTGTCCTTCGCTACGGTGATGGCGTTGGATTTCGTGTGCTTGACGGCTTTCCACGCAAAGATCAGGTCTTCCATTTCCTTGTCCGTCGGCTTGCGGTCGGTGACCACTTCCAGTTTGTCGTAAAGCTTCACGTCCCGTTCCATGACCAGCATGCCGCCGAGCACTTTCTTGGTTTCGTAGCCGCTTTCCCGGTACAGAATGTCGTCGAGGGTCAGCAGGCGCAGGTTCTTCTTCGCCGAGAGAATTTCTTTCGCTTCTTCAGTGAAGTCCGGCGCGACGACCACTTCGAGGAAAATCTTGACCATCTGTTCGGCGGTCGCCTTGTCGATCACGCGGTTGGACGCGACGATGCCGCCGAAGATCGAAGTCGGGTCAGCTTCATAAGCCTTGCGGTAGGCTTCTGAAATCGACTTGTCGCTGGCAATGCCGCAGGGATTGGCGTGTTTGACCGCGACAATGGTCGGTTCGTCGGTGTATTCTTTTAAGATTTCGAGGGCGCCGTTGGTATCGTTGATGTTGTTGTAGGACAGTTCCTTGCCCTGAAGCTGTTTGGCGCCGACCAGCGTGCCCTTGTCTTCGCCGATTTCACGGTAGAAGGCCGCCCGCTGATGCGGGTTTTCGCCGTAGCGCAGGTTCTGGACTTTTTCGTAGGTAAAAGTCACTTTATCCTGGGCCAGAAGATCTTCTTTGTTGTTGGTCTGTTCGACGGATTTGCGTCTTAAGAAATCTGAAATCATCGTGTCGTAGCTGGCCGTCGTGGCAAAGACCTTGAGCGCCAGATGGTAGCGGGTTTCGTAGCTGGTGCCGCCGTTGCGTTCGATTTCGGTCAAAACCGTTTCGTAATCCTTCGGGTCGACAACGACCGTCACGTCATTGAAGTTTTTGGCCGCTGAGCGCAGCATGGTCGGCCCGCCGATGTCGATGTTTTCGATGCATTCCTGGAAAGAAACCCCGGGTTTCATCATCGTCTTCTTGAACGGATAAAGATTGATGACCAGCAGGTCGATGTTTTCAATGCCCAGTTCCTTGCATTCTTTCTGATGTTTTGGGTTGTCCCGGATGTTCAAAATCCCGCCGTGAATCAACGGGTGCAGCGTCTTCACGCGCCCGTCCAGGCATTCTGGAAAACCCGTCACATCCGAGACGTCTCTGACGTCAAGGCCGCCTTCGCGAAGGGCCTTTGCCGTTCCCCCTGTGGAGATGATGTCCCAGCCGCAGGCCGCAATCCGTTTTGCAAAATCGACAATTCCCGTTTTGTCCGAAACTGAAATTAACGCTCTCATCCTCTATACTCCTCCTTTTTGTTCTTTTTTACGCTTGATCAATAGTGACCCGCCGGCCATCCACATGAACCCGTCCAAGGCAAATCTGGCTCACCACCCAGGGCAGCAGGCGGTGTTCTTCTTCCAGCACCTTTTTCTGAATGTCTTCGGGCCGGTCGCTGTCGGCCAGAGGCACGGCACGCTGGGCGATGATCGGCCCGGCATCCGCTTCTTCATTCACAAAGTGAACGGTGGCCCCCGAAACCTTGCAGCCGTAGTTGTAAACCGCTTCGTGCACGTGCATGCCGTAATATCCCGGTCCGCAGAAAGACGGAATCAGCGCCGGATGGATGTTCACGATCCGGTTGGGATAGCGGTCCACAAAATTTTTGGTGATAATTTTCAAGTAGCCGGCCAGCACGACCAGTTCACAGCCGTGGGCCTCTAAAACTTCGATGATCTGTTGATTAAAAGCTTCAGGTCCCGAATACTTTTTTTCATCGACGAATACCGCCGGAATGCCGGCCTTCTTCGCCCGTTCCAGGGCGTAGGCGCCGGCCTTGTTGGAAATCACCACCGTGATTTCACCGGTTTTCTGATGCACGCCGTCGATCACAGACTGGAGGTCCGTGCCGCCGCCGCTCGCCAGAACGCCGATTTTCATCAATGCTTTTGATTTCATAACTGAATTTTTTCCGATCCTTCCACGACTTCGCCGAGCACCACCGGTTTTTCACCCTTCTGCTTCAGTGCGTCCACAAAGCCGTCGGCCTGATCCTGAGGCAGGGCGCACACGAGGCCGATGCCCATATTAAACGTGTTGTACATGTCGTGGGCTTCAATATCGCCGAGCTGTCTCAGCACGTCGAAAATCGGCAGAGGTTCGATGACGGAGGTGTCGACCTTGGCACACAGACCGTCTGGAATCATTCTTGGGATATTTTCGTAGAAGCCGCCGCCGGTGATGTGGCTCATGCCCTTCACGTGGTAAGGCACGATGAGATCCGACAGGGCGTGGACGTAAATGCGCGTCGGCGTCAGCAGCGTTTCGCCGATGGTGGCACCCAATTCGTCAATATAAGTGTCAACGGTCAGGTCGTGGTCTTTAAAGAGCAGCTTGCGCACCAAAGAGAAACCGTTGGAATGGACCCCTGAAGACGGCAGCCCCACCAGAACGTCTCCCTTCTGGATCGACTGTCCCGTCACGATCTGGTCTTTTTCCACCACGCCGACGGCAAAACCGGCCAGGTCGTATTCATCTTCGCCGTACATATCCGGCATTTCCGCCGTTTCACCGCCAATCAGGGCCATGTCCCCCTGGACACAGCCTTCTGCGACGCCGGACACGATTTTCGCGATCTTTTCCGGCGTGTTTTTGCCGCAGGCGATGTAGTCTAAAAAGAGCAGCGGCTTTGCGCCCTGACACAAAATGTCGTTGACGCACATGGCGACACAGTCAATGCCGACGGTGTCGTGGCGGTCCATCATAAAGGCGATCATCAGTTTCGTGCCGACCCCGTCGGTGCCTGAAATCAGGCACGGTTTGCGGTAGCCTTCCGGCAGTTCGATGACGCCGCCGAAACCGCCGAGTTCAGACAGCACGTATTGATTAAAAGTTCTCTTGACGTCTTTTTGGATCAGACGAACCGATTCGTATCCAGCCTCGACATCGACGCCGGCATCTTTGTATGCATTTCTTTTGGACATGAACATTCCTTTCTCGTTTTTATTCCTGATTTAAAAGGGCCTGGACTCTGGCATTTTTGGCTTTGACTTCTTCATCCAGTTCCTGCTTGTACTGTTTGATGGCCTGGCGCAGTTCCGGATATTTCACCGACAAAATCTGAACGGCCAGAATCGCCGCATTGGCCGCGCCGTTGACGGCGACGGTGGCAACCGGAATGCCCGTTGGCATCTGAACAATTGAAAACAGCGAATCCATCCCGCCTTCGAGGGAAGTTTTGATCGGGATACCGATGACCGGAAGCGGGGTCGATCCTGCGATGACCCCCGGCAAATGCGCCGCTTTCCCGGCTGCTGCGATGATCACTTCGTAGCCCTGATCTTCTGCCGTCTGTGCAAAAGTGGCGAGTTCCCTCGGATTGCGGTGCGCCGAAATGACCTGAACGTCAATTTCCACTTTGAACTTCTTCAGCATGTCGATGCATTTCTTGACCACATCAAAATCCGAATCGCTGCCCATAATTACTGCTACTTTTGCCATGTATTTTGCCTTCCTTTCATCATTTCATCATTATTATTTAAAATACGCCACGCCGGATTCAAAGATCTTCTGATCTTTTTCGCCCGGAATGTTTTTGTACAGGCCGTCGCCGATCCGTTCGGAGTGGCCCATCTTCCCGAGGATTCTGCCGTCTGCAGAGGTGATGCCTTCCACAGCGCACACAGAACCGTTGAGGTTGAAGCGGCCGTCCATGGTCGCGTGTCCGTCAAAATCGACATACTGGGTCGCGATCTGGCCATTCTTGATAAGCTTCTGGATCATGTCGTCGCTGGCGACAAAACGCCCTTCGCCGTGGGAAATCGGCACGCGGTAAATGCCGCCGAGCTTCGCCTGGGCGAGCCACGGTGACAGGTTGGAGACCACCTTCGTCAGCGGAATCGCTGAAATGTGGCGGCCGATAGTGTTGTAAGTCAGCGTCGGCATGCCCGGTTCGATCTGTTCGATCTTGCCGTCCGGCAGAAGCCCCAGCTTGATCAGAGCCTGGAAGCCGTTGCAGATCCCGAGAATCAGGCCGTCCCGCTTGTTGAGCAGGTTCATCACCGCTTCCATCATCTTCGGATTTCTGAAGACCGCCGCGATGAACTTCCCGGAGCCGTCGGGCTGATCCCCGGCTGAGAAGCCGCCAGGCAGCATGATCATCTGGGCATTGTCAATGGCGTCGGCCATGGCGTTGATCGACGTTTCGATGTCCTGGGCATTTTGGTTCTTGAAGACGATGGTCTGGGCCACTGCGCCGGCTCTTTCAAAGGCTCTTGCGGAGTCGTATTCGCAGTTGTTGCCTGGGAAGACCGGAATGAAGACCCGGGGTTTTGCAAATTCAGACGCGCTGGCAATCACAGGCCCGTCCTGATACAGCACGTCTTCGACGTGGCCTTCGGTTTCGACGGTTTCCGGATACACATCCCACAGCGGCTTCTGGTAAGCTTCCTGAAGGGCCTTCAGATCCATCTTCACATCGCCCGCTTCGATGGCCTGGGTATCAGTGGTTTTGCCGATGAGTTCGCCGGCGTCAAGCGGCGATGCGGTTTCCACCACGAGGGTCCCCGGATCGGCTTCAAACAGCGCCTTTTCATCCAGAGAAGCGTCGAGGGCCACCCCGATTCGGTTGCCGAAGGCCATCTTCGTCAAAGTTTCCATCAGCCCTGCGTCGCCGACGGTTCTCGCCGCGAGAATCTTCCCGTCAAGGACGAGCTGATGCACCTGATCGAAGGTGTCGGCAGCTGCCTTGAAATCGATAAGTCCCTTTTCGTCCCGGCGAATCGGGAAACGGTACAGATAATGACCGGCATCTTTCAATTCGTTGGTGACGATATTCGCGATGTTTTCCGTGGTCACGGCAAAGGAAATCAAGGTCGGCGGAACGGTCATCTTTTCAAAGGTCCCGGACATGGAGTCCTTCCCGCCGATGGCCGCGACGCCCATGGCCTTCTGGGCTTCAAAGGCGCCCAACAGGGCGGAAAACGGATGGCCCCATTTGACCGGATCCTGTTCCAGACGTTCGAAATATTCCTGGAAAGACAGACGGGCTTTTCTGAAGTCGCCGCCCATGGCCACCAGCTTGGACAGAGATTCGATGACGGCGGATTCGGCGCCGTGAAACGGGCTCCATTCCGCCAGAGTCGGATTGTAGCCGTAAGTCATGATTGAGCAGGTCGTCGTGGTTCCGTGTTCCACCGGAATCTTGGCGGCCATCCCGTCCTGAGGCGTTGCCGCGTATTTCCCGCCGTAGGGCATGGTGACGGTGCCGGCGCCGATGGTGGAGTCGAACATTTCCGAGAGCCCCTTCTGGCTCGCCACGTTGAGATCGCCCATGAGATCGAAGGTGCGCTTTTCGATATCCCCTGTGGCTTCAAAAGCTTTTCTTTCTTTCGGTTCTTCGACGAGGACATCGGCGTACTGGGTCGCGCCGTTGGTATTTAAGAACTTCCGGGACAGGTTGAGCACCGTCTGGCCGCGCCATTTCATGACCAGACGTCCCGTATCGGTGACGTCGGCGACGTGGGTGACTTCCAGGTTTTCCTGATGGCCCAGTTCAATGAAGCGGTCCACATCTTCAGGGGCGACCACCACGGCCATCCGTTCCTGAGATTCGGAAATCGCCAGTTCCGTGCCGTCGAGCCCTTCGTATTTCTTCGGCACCAGATCCAGATTGATGTCCAGGGAATCAGCCAGTTCCCCGATGGCCACAGAGACCCCGCCGGCGCCAAAGTCATTGCACCGCGTGATCATTCTGGCCAGTTTAGGATTTCTGAACAGCCGCTGAATCTTGCGTTCTTCGACCGGGTTCCCTTTCTGGACTTCTGCCCCGTCTTCCTGAATGGAATGGACGTTGTGGGCCTTGGAAGAACCTGTAGCGCCGCCGCATCCGTCGCGGCCGGTCCGGCCGCCGATAAGCAGCACGGCATCTCCCGGCTGCGGGGTTTCCCGGCGCACGTTTTTCTTCGGCACTGCGGCGATGACCGCGCCGACTTCCAGACGCTTGGCGAGGAAGCCCGGATCGTGCACTTCGTACACCTGACCGGTGGCAAGGCCGATCTGGTTGCCGTAGGACGAATAGCCCTGGGCCGCTTCTTTAGAAATCTTGCGCTGAGGCAGCTTGCCTTCCATGGTTTCAGACAGCGGCGCGGTGACATCGCCGGCGCCGGTCAGGCGCATGGCCTGATAGACGTAGGCACGCCCTGAAAGCGGGTCGCGGATGGCGCCGCCGAGGCAGGTCGCTGCGCCCCCGAAAGGTTCAATTTCGGTGGGGTGATTGTGGGTTTCGTTCTTAAATTCCAAAAGCCAGTCTTCATCTTCCCCGTCGTGATCGACTTTGATGTTGACCGAACACGCGTTGATTTCGTCGGATTTGTCAAGATCTGGCAGGAGTCCCCGGGCGCGGATATCCTTGGCGCCGATGGTGCCCAAATCCATAAGCGTGATCGGGCGTTCTGTGTTTTCGCCGTAGATCACATCCCGGGTCGAATCGTAATCGGCGAAAGCCTGTTCCACCGCTTCGTTGATTTCGCCTTTTTCAAAAGTAATGTCATTTAAATTCGTGGCAAAAGTCGTGTGCCGGCAGTGATCGGACCAATAGGTGTCGATGACCCTCAGTTCTGTGACCGTCGGGTCGCGTTTTTCGTCATCCCTGAAGTATGCCTGGACCATTTCGATGTCCGCCTGGCTCATGGCAAACCCCATATCCTGCTTAAAGGCTGCGAGTTCTTCCTTCGTTTGATCAATAAAACCCTCTATCGTCGAAACCGGCGCCGGATCCTTCACGGCATCGGTCAGGGTTTGACGCGGTGCGAGATCGGCTTCTTTCGAGTCAACAGGGTTGATCAGATACTGTTTAATTTTCTGGACATCATCGTCCGACAAATCGCCTTTGAGGACGTAGCATTTCGCCACTTTGATCACCGGCCGTGTGCCTGAAACCAGCTGGACGCACTGGGTTGCAAAATCAGCCTGCTGATCGTACTGTCCCGGCAGATATTCGATGGCAAAAACCTTTTCATCTTCTGCAACCGGCAGTTCGTCAACGTAAACGTTGTCCACATTCGGTTCCGAGAAAATGGTGTCCACGACGCGCTGCATGACGTCGTCCGGCAAAGCCTCGATATCGTAACGGTTAATAATGCGAAGCCCGGTCAAGCGCTTTAAATTTAATAATTTTTTAAAGCTCGCTGCAAGGGCCTTGGATTTTGTGTTAAATCCTGCTTTTTTTTCGACGTAAAATCTCTTGATCAATGTACAAATCCGCCTTTTCAATAGATTTGCATTTATTGTATCGCTTTTTTAATAAATTTTCAACGCAATTACAATCATATCCCCGGCAAGGAACAAGGTTTTCTCGTCCACTAAAGGAAAATCTTTGTCATTTCTCCCGATTAAAGGCGAATTCTGCTATAATAAAAGAAATTGATTTCTATTTAAATACAGGAGGGAACGATGAAAATTACATATTTGCACCATTCCGGGTTTGTGGTTGAGCTCGACAAAAACACCCTGGTTTTTGATGCAATCACCTATATTCAGCCCCAATTACTTAAACGGGGACACCGCAAGTATTTCTTCGCTTCGCACAGCCACACCGATCATTTTTCCCAGATCATCTACAATTACGGCACCGATTTTGACACCCGCTACATCTTAAGCGACGACATCACCCGGCGCGGCGGCAAAAAGACCACTTTCGTCAAACCTTACGAACACCTGCACTACGACGACCTCAAATGCGGTCCCGTGGAAATCGACACCTTCGGCTCCACCGACCTCGGCGTCTCTTTTCTGGTTCAGGCCGAAGGCAAGGTCATATTCCACGCCGGCGATTTAAACTGGTGGGACTGGTCTCCTGAAGCCCGTCCTGAAATTGACCGCGCCGCCGAAGAACGGGATTTCAAGGCCGAAATCGCCAAAATCAAAGATTTCCTTGAAACCCATCACAGAACCATCAACGTGGCTTTCGTCCCTGTAGATTCCAGACTGGGCCGCTCCGCGACCAAAACTGCCGAATACTTCATCGACGAACTGCATCCGAAAATGCTCGCGCCCATGCACTGCTGGGACGAATACAGCGTAATTTCCGACCTGCAGCAGGCGACCTACGGCAAGGACGTCAAAATCCTGACCATGTCCAAGCGCAACGAAACCATTTACGAAGACTGAGGCGTTTCACTAAAATAAGCCTCGGGAAAAATGATATGTACCCAGAATCCTGGACACATTGACTAGCGGCTTTGCTTAACAACTGGATGCTAACCTGTACTTTGCAGGCGGCATCCAGTTTGTTTTTTTCTGAATCCGCTTGTTGTTGTAATACTGCATATATTCTTTTATCGCTTTGCTGAACGCTTCAAATGATTTATAATTTTTTTCCTCGCCATAGTACATTTCGTTTTTTAATCGTCCGAAGAAGGTTTCCATGATGCAGTTATCATAGCA
This genomic window contains:
- the purE gene encoding 5-(carboxyamino)imidazole ribonucleotide mutase; the protein is MAKVAVIMGSDSDFDVVKKCIDMLKKFKVEIDVQVISAHRNPRELATFAQTAEDQGYEVIIAAAGKAAHLPGVIAGSTPLPVIGIPIKTSLEGGMDSLFSIVQMPTGIPVATVAVNGAANAAILAVQILSVKYPELRQAIKQYKQELDEEVKAKNARVQALLNQE
- the purD gene encoding phosphoribosylamine--glycine ligase, which codes for MKVMIIGSGGREHAIAWKVKQSPKVDHIYCAPGNAGMAEIAECVDLSVEDIDGCVKFAQDHGVDLVVVGPEVPLVMGMADAMQAAGIRVFGPNKKCAQFEGSKAFTKDFLMRHHIPTAQYKEYHRYEDIVKDLGIFGYPMVIKADGLAAGKGVVIPENEADAKAAMKEIMADKKFGDAGDTAVIEEYLTGTEASILCFVDGNTIVPMESARDYKRAYDDDKGLNTGGMGNVSPNRLFDDPALNKRIQDDILTPIIEGFKADGMDFVGVLFIGLMIKDGVPKVLEFNVRFGDPEAQVVLPRMQTDLVDVMEACIDGKLADCKITWRKEHAVTVVLASGGYPASYKKGYEITGLGDVEDCVVFHAGTALKDGKVVTNGGRVLAVTALGDTTEAARQKAYSQIDKIHFKDCFHRNDIAVDA
- the purM gene encoding phosphoribosylformylglycinamidine cyclo-ligase; protein product: MSKRNAYKDAGVDVEAGYESVRLIQKDVKRTFNQYVLSELGGFGGVIELPEGYRKPCLISGTDGVGTKLMIAFMMDRHDTVGIDCVAMCVNDILCQGAKPLLFLDYIACGKNTPEKIAKIVSGVAEGCVQGDMALIGGETAEMPDMYGEDEYDLAGFAVGVVEKDQIVTGQSIQKGDVLVGLPSSGVHSNGFSLVRKLLFKDHDLTVDTYIDELGATIGETLLTPTRIYVHALSDLIVPYHVKGMSHITGGGFYENIPRMIPDGLCAKVDTSVIEPLPIFDVLRQLGDIEAHDMYNTFNMGIGLVCALPQDQADGFVDALKQKGEKPVVLGEVVEGSEKIQL
- a CDS encoding phosphoribosylformylglycinamidine synthase is translated as MIKRFYVEKKAGFNTKSKALAASFKKLLNLKRLTGLRIINRYDIEALPDDVMQRVVDTIFSEPNVDNVYVDELPVAEDEKVFAIEYLPGQYDQQADFATQCVQLVSGTRPVIKVAKCYVLKGDLSDDDVQKIKQYLINPVDSKEADLAPRQTLTDAVKDPAPVSTIEGFIDQTKEELAAFKQDMGFAMSQADIEMVQAYFRDDEKRDPTVTELRVIDTYWSDHCRHTTFATNLNDITFEKGEINEAVEQAFADYDSTRDVIYGENTERPITLMDLGTIGAKDIRARGLLPDLDKSDEINACSVNIKVDHDGEDEDWLLEFKNETHNHPTEIEPFGGAATCLGGAIRDPLSGRAYVYQAMRLTGAGDVTAPLSETMEGKLPQRKISKEAAQGYSSYGNQIGLATGQVYEVHDPGFLAKRLEVGAVIAAVPKKNVRRETPQPGDAVLLIGGRTGRDGCGGATGSSKAHNVHSIQEDGAEVQKGNPVEERKIQRLFRNPKLARMITRCNDFGAGGVSVAIGELADSLDINLDLVPKKYEGLDGTELAISESQERMAVVVAPEDVDRFIELGHQENLEVTHVADVTDTGRLVMKWRGQTVLNLSRKFLNTNGATQYADVLVEEPKERKAFEATGDIEKRTFDLMGDLNVASQKGLSEMFDSTIGAGTVTMPYGGKYAATPQDGMAAKIPVEHGTTTTCSIMTYGYNPTLAEWSPFHGAESAVIESLSKLVAMGGDFRKARLSFQEYFERLEQDPVKWGHPFSALLGAFEAQKAMGVAAIGGKDSMSGTFEKMTVPPTLISFAVTTENIANIVTNELKDAGHYLYRFPIRRDEKGLIDFKAAADTFDQVHQLVLDGKILAARTVGDAGLMETLTKMAFGNRIGVALDASLDEKALFEADPGTLVVETASPLDAGELIGKTTDTQAIEAGDVKMDLKALQEAYQKPLWDVYPETVETEGHVEDVLYQDGPVIASASEFAKPRVFIPVFPGNNCEYDSARAFERAGAVAQTIVFKNQNAQDIETSINAMADAIDNAQMIMLPGGFSAGDQPDGSGKFIAAVFRNPKMMEAVMNLLNKRDGLILGICNGFQALIKLGLLPDGKIEQIEPGMPTLTYNTIGRHISAIPLTKVVSNLSPWLAQAKLGGIYRVPISHGEGRFVASDDMIQKLIKNGQIATQYVDFDGHATMDGRFNLNGSVCAVEGITSADGRILGKMGHSERIGDGLYKNIPGEKDQKIFESGVAYFK
- the purH gene encoding bifunctional phosphoribosylaminoimidazolecarboxamide formyltransferase/IMP cyclohydrolase, whose protein sequence is MRALISVSDKTGIVDFAKRIAACGWDIISTGGTAKALREGGLDVRDVSDVTGFPECLDGRVKTLHPLIHGGILNIRDNPKHQKECKELGIENIDLLVINLYPFKKTMMKPGVSFQECIENIDIGGPTMLRSAAKNFNDVTVVVDPKDYETVLTEIERNGGTSYETRYHLALKVFATTASYDTMISDFLRRKSVEQTNNKEDLLAQDKVTFTYEKVQNLRYGENPHQRAAFYREIGEDKGTLVGAKQLQGKELSYNNINDTNGALEILKEYTDEPTIVAVKHANPCGIASDKSISEAYRKAYEADPTSIFGGIVASNRVIDKATAEQMVKIFLEVVVAPDFTEEAKEILSAKKNLRLLTLDDILYRESGYETKKVLGGMLVMERDVKLYDKLEVVTDRKPTDKEMEDLIFAWKAVKHTKSNAITVAKDKCLVANGPGQVNRIWPMESCIEHGGEKCKGAVVASDAFFPFDDVCKAAAAAGITAIIQPGGSIRDADSIKACNDNGIAMIFTGMRHFKHA
- the purN gene encoding phosphoribosylglycinamide formyltransferase — encoded protein: MKSKALMKIGVLASGGGTDLQSVIDGVHQKTGEITVVISNKAGAYALERAKKAGIPAVFVDEKKYSGPEAFNQQIIEVLEAHGCELVVLAGYLKIITKNFVDRYPNRIVNIHPALIPSFCGPGYYGMHVHEAVYNYGCKVSGATVHFVNEEADAGPIIAQRAVPLADSDRPEDIQKKVLEEEHRLLPWVVSQICLGRVHVDGRRVTIDQA
- a CDS encoding MBL fold metallo-hydrolase, producing MKITYLHHSGFVVELDKNTLVFDAITYIQPQLLKRGHRKYFFASHSHTDHFSQIIYNYGTDFDTRYILSDDITRRGGKKTTFVKPYEHLHYDDLKCGPVEIDTFGSTDLGVSFLVQAEGKVIFHAGDLNWWDWSPEARPEIDRAAEERDFKAEIAKIKDFLETHHRTINVAFVPVDSRLGRSATKTAEYFIDELHPKMLAPMHCWDEYSVISDLQQATYGKDVKILTMSKRNETIYED